The following are from one region of the Microcoleus sp. FACHB-831 genome:
- a CDS encoding ABC exporter membrane fusion protein, whose translation MMQEVAAGNPSSKRLSRPLTLVAIAATLATGGVMAYSVSQGRIQQSSTTPSTVISTPQIKTVTALGRLEPEGEAIALSAPTSAEGNRVDQLLVKEGDRVRKGQAIAILNSRDRLQASVMQAQEQVRVAQAKLDQVRAGAKTGEIQAQRSQIAQLEAERVGDLNTQAATVARLEAEVQNAQVEYQRYASLYQNGAVSASQRDSKRLAFTTAQKQLQEAQAARDRTQNSRQQQLNEARATLDRIAEVRPVDVQVAQADVRQALAAVEQAKANLEQASVRSPQDGQILKIYTRPGELISNDGIAEIGRTQQMFAIAEVYQSDIKNIRPGQTAQVSSDSIDSELIGTVEQVGYKVLRQDIVNSDPSANIDGRIVEVKIRLDADSSGKAARLTNQQVKVVIKL comes from the coding sequence ATGATGCAAGAAGTAGCAGCAGGTAATCCATCCTCTAAACGTCTTTCTCGACCACTGACTCTGGTGGCGATCGCTGCAACGCTGGCAACAGGAGGAGTGATGGCATATAGCGTTTCCCAAGGGCGTATCCAGCAATCCAGTACCACCCCATCCACAGTTATTAGTACGCCCCAAATCAAAACTGTGACGGCGTTGGGACGGCTTGAGCCAGAGGGTGAAGCGATCGCGCTTTCTGCACCCACATCTGCTGAAGGGAATCGAGTGGATCAACTGTTAGTCAAGGAAGGCGATCGCGTTCGCAAAGGACAAGCGATCGCCATACTCAACAGTCGCGATCGCCTCCAAGCATCTGTGATGCAGGCACAAGAACAGGTGCGAGTTGCCCAAGCCAAACTCGATCAGGTGCGTGCAGGAGCAAAGACAGGCGAAATCCAGGCGCAACGCTCCCAGATAGCCCAACTGGAAGCGGAACGGGTTGGGGACTTGAACACGCAAGCCGCTACCGTTGCCCGTCTAGAAGCGGAAGTCCAAAATGCACAGGTGGAGTATCAGCGTTACGCATCGCTTTACCAAAACGGAGCAGTTTCGGCATCCCAGCGCGATAGTAAGCGACTAGCATTTACAACTGCCCAAAAGCAACTCCAAGAAGCGCAAGCCGCCCGCGATCGCACTCAGAATTCTCGCCAACAGCAACTAAATGAAGCCCGCGCCACCTTGGATCGAATTGCAGAGGTGCGTCCAGTTGACGTGCAGGTAGCCCAAGCTGATGTCAGACAAGCCCTAGCAGCCGTTGAGCAAGCCAAGGCAAACTTAGAGCAGGCATCCGTGCGATCGCCTCAGGATGGTCAAATCCTCAAAATCTACACCCGTCCAGGCGAACTAATTAGCAACGATGGGATTGCCGAAATTGGGCGAACGCAGCAGATGTTTGCGATCGCAGAAGTTTATCAGAGTGACATCAAGAACATCCGTCCAGGGCAAACGGCGCAGGTGAGTAGTGACTCCATCGACAGCGAACTTATCGGTACTGTCGAACAGGTTGGCTACAAAGTGCTGCGCCAAGACATTGTGAATAGCGATCCGTCCGCCAATATTGATGGGCGGATTGTGGAAGTCAAAATCCGTTTGGATGCAGACTCCAGTGGCAAGGCTGCCCGACTAACGAATCAGCAAGTTAAGGTGGTCATTAAATTATGA
- the devC gene encoding ABC transporter permease DevC, whose amino-acid sequence MIGFQQLQRRTPLGWLQLSHQKGKLVVACAGVVFADVLMLMQLGFQGALFNSAVLVHNSVRADVVLISPQARNLTNMSSFPRRRLYQSMDIPGVQSAEALYANMVNWKHPTTQRETSMLMLGFDPNSSVFEQPDINQQLNSIKLPNTVLFDSGSRGDYKAAIAQLGQNQPLKTEIERHSVTIAGTIRIGSSFGADGHLITSDQNFLRLFPRRQASSVSVGLLQLQPGTDPVQTVQALKAHLPNDVQVLTRQEFIEFERSYWARNTPIGFIFNLGVTMGFIVGVIIVYQVLSTDVNAHMGEYATFKAMGYRNRYLLMVVFEEAVILAIIGFFPSVVISAGLYRLTRNATNLPLYMTLARGIFVLMLTMVMCTLSGAIATRKLQSADPADMF is encoded by the coding sequence ATGATTGGCTTCCAACAACTCCAACGCCGGACACCTTTAGGATGGTTGCAACTGAGTCATCAAAAAGGAAAACTGGTTGTAGCCTGTGCGGGTGTCGTGTTTGCAGATGTCTTGATGTTGATGCAGTTGGGGTTTCAAGGTGCGCTATTCAACAGTGCCGTTCTTGTCCACAATAGCGTTCGCGCCGATGTCGTTCTGATCAGCCCTCAAGCACGCAATCTAACCAATATGTCGTCCTTCCCGCGACGGCGTTTGTACCAGTCAATGGATATTCCGGGCGTTCAGTCTGCGGAAGCGCTCTACGCCAACATGGTGAACTGGAAGCATCCGACCACCCAGCGCGAAACCAGTATGCTGATGTTGGGATTTGACCCTAATAGCTCAGTCTTTGAGCAACCGGACATTAACCAACAATTAAACTCGATTAAGCTGCCTAACACGGTTTTGTTTGACAGCGGTAGCCGTGGAGACTACAAAGCAGCGATCGCGCAACTCGGACAAAACCAGCCACTGAAGACAGAAATTGAGCGCCATAGTGTTACCATTGCTGGCACAATTCGCATCGGATCTTCCTTTGGTGCAGACGGACACCTGATTACCAGCGACCAAAACTTTCTGCGGTTGTTTCCCCGCAGACAGGCAAGCAGCGTCAGTGTCGGCTTATTGCAACTGCAACCCGGAACCGATCCAGTGCAAACAGTACAAGCTTTGAAAGCACACTTGCCGAATGATGTTCAGGTTCTGACTCGGCAAGAATTTATCGAGTTTGAAAGAAGCTACTGGGCAAGGAATACACCGATTGGATTTATTTTTAACTTGGGCGTGACAATGGGCTTCATTGTTGGGGTCATTATTGTCTACCAAGTTCTCTCAACAGATGTGAACGCACACATGGGAGAATACGCCACTTTCAAGGCAATGGGCTATCGCAATCGCTACCTACTCATGGTGGTGTTTGAAGAAGCCGTTATCTTAGCAATCATCGGTTTTTTCCCTAGTGTTGTTATTTCCGCAGGACTGTACCGCCTGACTCGTAACGCGACGAATTTACCTCTCTACATGACTCTGGCACGAGGGATTTTCGTGCTGATGTTGACGATGGTGATGTGTACCTTGTCTGGAGCGATCGCTACCCGCAAATTGCAATCCGCTGACCCGGCTGATATGTTTTAG
- a CDS encoding DevA family ABC transporter ATP-binding protein, which produces MSPQPVISICNLDHYFGQGQLRKQVLFDISLEINAGEIIIMTGPSGSGKTTLLTLVGGLRSAQSGSLKVLGQELCGANPTALVQARRHNGYIFQAHNLHGSLTALQNVKMGLELHKNISLHQMRQRSAEMLEQVGLGNRINYYPADLSGGQKQRVAIARALVSHPKLILADEPTAALDSKSGREVVSLMQTLAKEQGCTILLVTHDNRILDIADRIVHMEDGHLISDTAKVAAVT; this is translated from the coding sequence ATGTCTCCTCAACCTGTCATCTCTATTTGCAACCTCGATCACTACTTTGGTCAAGGTCAACTCCGCAAACAAGTTTTATTTGACATTAGTTTAGAAATCAATGCTGGTGAGATTATCATCATGACTGGCCCCTCCGGTTCCGGCAAAACCACGCTACTAACTTTAGTTGGTGGATTGCGATCTGCCCAATCGGGTAGTCTCAAGGTGTTAGGACAAGAACTCTGTGGTGCAAATCCGACAGCACTGGTACAAGCGCGACGGCACAATGGTTATATCTTTCAGGCGCACAACTTGCACGGTAGCTTAACAGCACTCCAGAATGTCAAGATGGGCTTAGAGTTGCACAAGAATATTTCTTTGCACCAGATGCGCCAGCGCTCAGCCGAAATGCTAGAACAAGTAGGATTGGGAAATCGGATCAATTACTATCCCGCCGATCTGTCGGGTGGACAAAAGCAACGGGTAGCGATCGCCCGCGCCTTGGTAAGTCATCCTAAACTCATTCTTGCTGATGAACCGACTGCTGCTCTCGATAGCAAATCCGGTCGTGAAGTTGTTAGCCTAATGCAAACACTGGCAAAAGAACAAGGTTGCACCATTCTACTGGTTACTCATGACAACCGCATTTTGGATATTGCCGATCGCATTGTTCACATGGAAGATGGACACTTAATAAGTGATACTGCCAAGGTTGCAGCGGTCACTTAG
- a CDS encoding WD40 repeat domain-containing protein, which yields MKNLDQLSWKNAIARSAAPKAIALAVMATIATGAIARSAALEAIAQLPSTAQSSTQTSSTTPTASNSKKDFEQIYDLSGHKYDVTFLTFNQNSQILVSHSAGTAIKLWNLKTGKLLRTLNEKVYAAGVVAVTPDAQTLVTVDQKAQANNKTIKVWNLKTNKLLRTLNGHSQPVNHLEISADGQTLVSASNDKKVLVWNLKTGKRLQTINPQSTPILAIALSPNGQLLATGGGESVDQNTSKDTSIKLWDSKTGKLLGTLEGHTSPISSIAIAPDGQTLVSVADSIKIWNLRTKQLLHTLPGVSGSIAISPDGQKLVTAAWDHSVKLWNLRTGTLLKTLFEPSINDQHVGRIYTTSIAFSPDGKTIAIGSGGVLSTLGISVLRGSF from the coding sequence ATGAAAAATCTCGACCAGTTGTCTTGGAAAAACGCGATCGCGCGTAGCGCAGCGCCAAAAGCGATCGCTCTGGCTGTTATGGCAACCATTGCCACTGGCGCGATTGCGCGGAGCGCAGCGCTGGAAGCGATCGCTCAACTCCCATCAACAGCCCAATCCTCAACCCAAACCAGCTCAACAACGCCAACAGCCTCTAACTCCAAAAAAGACTTTGAGCAAATCTACGATTTAAGCGGACATAAATACGATGTTACTTTCCTGACCTTCAATCAGAATAGTCAAATCCTGGTCAGTCATAGCGCTGGTACGGCAATCAAGCTGTGGAACCTCAAGACAGGTAAGCTGCTGCGTACCCTTAATGAAAAAGTATATGCCGCAGGTGTCGTTGCGGTTACTCCCGATGCCCAAACCTTGGTGACGGTTGACCAGAAAGCACAGGCTAATAACAAAACGATTAAGGTGTGGAACCTGAAAACTAATAAACTTCTCCGCACCTTGAACGGTCATTCACAACCTGTCAATCACCTTGAAATTAGTGCCGATGGGCAAACTTTAGTAAGTGCCAGTAATGACAAGAAAGTGTTGGTGTGGAACCTGAAAACAGGCAAACGCCTACAGACCATCAATCCCCAATCAACGCCGATTCTAGCGATTGCCCTTAGCCCAAACGGTCAGCTGCTTGCAACTGGTGGTGGAGAGAGTGTGGATCAAAATACCAGTAAGGACACCAGCATTAAGCTATGGGATAGCAAGACAGGAAAACTGCTGGGTACCCTCGAAGGACATACTAGCCCAATCAGTTCCATTGCGATCGCTCCCGATGGGCAGACTCTTGTCAGTGTTGCAGATTCCATCAAGATATGGAACCTGAGAACAAAGCAGCTTCTCCACACATTACCCGGAGTTTCCGGTTCCATTGCAATTAGCCCTGATGGGCAGAAGCTGGTTACGGCTGCTTGGGATCATTCAGTCAAGTTGTGGAATTTGCGGACTGGAACGTTACTTAAAACCCTGTTTGAGCCTTCCATTAACGACCAACACGTTGGTCGCATATACACAACCAGCATTGCCTTTAGCCCGGATGGCAAAACGATTGCCATCGGTTCTGGGGGTGTTTTGTCCACTCTTGGAATCAGTGTTTTGCGAGGGTCTTTTTGA
- a CDS encoding ABC transporter ATP-binding protein: MTFPLKARLKPHKNSPKMVVPSINQHWLVRIVLRSISYFRKDFWLIVTLLLLIGASVLFNLLNAWPMAILVDTVLSPTPKPNWVHTLFLAPFGEGKLNRIFGMAFVAMIIRIMSDTVFMLRKMLNYRIQYNGTLRVRTELYDKMQALSLGWHGSRSQGDAIYRLSYDSLGPWGVIDTLIGSTAASVTLTAMIWIMLSRHVLLTVFALSFTPLLLLANWYFEERIRRRAFESKQTDAVMTSTMQQAIELIGLIQSFRREATESRRFTRVVERSVGASMRLHWQENLYPLTVQVVFALGSGVIFGYGGYLVYRDQFLRQVPNGLTLGDLIVFLAYLNQFWDPIGWVLGFTTKIQTFVASCDRVFTVIDEPPTIADEPDARSFPVHPRTLTLADVSFEYISERPVLREIDATIEPGQMVAFLGPSGTGKSTLLNLLPRFYDPTAGSVQLDGFDIRTLKVADVRKHMALVTQGSPLFPGTIAENIAYGCADATLQEIREAAVESGAAEFILALPEQYDTILSEGGQNLSGGQRQRLAIARALATKAPILILDEPTSSLDLKHEQWVIETLQRLRRKRTIILVTHRLETAVDCDRIFVMQEGEIVEEGTHDELLSQQGLYFRMLGYKPSST, translated from the coding sequence ATGACTTTTCCACTCAAAGCACGTTTAAAACCCCATAAAAATTCACCAAAAATGGTGGTGCCGTCAATCAACCAACATTGGTTGGTGCGGATCGTCCTCCGGTCTATTTCCTACTTCCGCAAGGACTTCTGGCTGATCGTCACACTCTTGCTTCTGATCGGGGCATCGGTGCTTTTCAACCTTCTCAACGCTTGGCCTATGGCGATTCTAGTTGATACGGTTCTCTCACCGACCCCGAAACCTAACTGGGTTCATACGCTGTTTCTTGCCCCGTTCGGCGAAGGCAAGCTGAACCGAATTTTCGGAATGGCGTTCGTCGCGATGATCATCAGGATCATGAGCGATACCGTCTTCATGCTTCGTAAGATGTTGAACTACCGCATCCAGTACAACGGAACCTTGCGGGTTCGCACCGAATTATACGACAAAATGCAGGCGCTGAGTCTAGGCTGGCACGGTTCGCGATCGCAGGGTGATGCAATCTATCGGTTGAGCTATGACAGCCTCGGCCCCTGGGGGGTGATCGATACGCTGATCGGCTCCACCGCCGCCTCGGTGACGCTGACAGCGATGATTTGGATCATGCTGTCGCGCCATGTCCTTCTTACTGTGTTCGCACTTTCGTTCACGCCGCTTCTGTTACTCGCGAATTGGTACTTCGAGGAAAGGATTCGGCGTCGAGCCTTTGAGTCGAAGCAGACGGATGCGGTGATGACCTCAACCATGCAGCAAGCGATAGAGTTGATCGGACTGATTCAGTCTTTCCGCCGAGAAGCAACAGAGTCGCGGCGCTTCACGCGGGTGGTTGAGCGAAGCGTTGGTGCCTCTATGCGGCTTCATTGGCAAGAGAACCTCTATCCGCTCACGGTTCAGGTAGTCTTCGCTCTAGGAAGCGGGGTAATCTTCGGCTACGGCGGATACTTGGTCTATCGCGACCAGTTCTTGCGCCAGGTGCCGAACGGACTGACCCTCGGCGATCTGATCGTATTCCTGGCGTACCTCAATCAGTTCTGGGACCCAATCGGTTGGGTGTTGGGGTTCACGACCAAGATCCAGACGTTTGTAGCTTCATGCGATCGCGTCTTTACGGTCATTGACGAGCCGCCCACCATAGCGGACGAGCCTGATGCGCGATCGTTTCCCGTCCATCCCCGCACCCTAACCCTTGCCGATGTGAGCTTTGAGTACATCTCTGAGCGACCCGTGTTACGGGAGATCGATGCAACTATCGAACCGGGTCAGATGGTGGCGTTTTTGGGGCCTAGCGGCACGGGAAAAAGCACCCTGCTCAATCTCTTGCCGCGCTTCTACGACCCGACAGCGGGGAGCGTTCAACTCGATGGCTTCGACATCCGCACCCTTAAGGTTGCCGATGTCCGCAAACACATGGCACTGGTTACGCAAGGCAGCCCGCTTTTCCCTGGAACGATCGCGGAGAATATCGCCTACGGCTGCGCGGACGCGACCTTGCAGGAGATTCGGGAGGCGGCGGTGGAATCTGGGGCGGCTGAGTTCATCCTCGCCTTGCCGGAGCAGTACGATACTATTCTCAGTGAGGGCGGACAGAACCTATCGGGTGGACAGCGGCAGCGTTTAGCGATCGCGCGGGCGCTAGCTACTAAGGCTCCGATACTCATCCTCGACGAACCGACGAGTTCGCTAGATTTGAAGCACGAGCAATGGGTGATAGAAACCCTCCAGCGTCTGCGTCGCAAAAGAACCATTATCTTAGTGACGCACCGACTCGAAACCGCCGTAGACTGCGATCGCATTTTTGTGATGCAGGAGGGCGAGATTGTCGAGGAAGGCACTCATGACGAACTTCTGTCCCAACAAGGGCTCTACTTCCGAATGCTGGGCTACAAGCCATCCTCGACCTGA
- a CDS encoding SDR family oxidoreductase, which yields MATYLVTGANRGIGYEYCRQLQVRGERVIAICRTASEELKQLGVRVEEGIDITSDASVTDLRDRLDGTTIDVLINNAGIVKRVTLEDLDFESIREQFEVNALGPLRVTHALLPLLKAGSKIALMTSRMGSIADNTSGSSYGYRMSKVASSMAGKSLSLDLKPRAIAVAILHPGLVQTRMTNFTSGGITPEESVKGLLARIDELTLENTGTFWHANGEVLPW from the coding sequence ATGGCAACTTATTTGGTCACGGGTGCTAATCGGGGAATTGGTTACGAATATTGCCGCCAGCTGCAAGTACGGGGAGAGCGAGTTATTGCCATTTGTCGCACTGCTTCTGAAGAGTTGAAGCAGCTAGGGGTGCGGGTTGAGGAGGGGATTGATATTACCTCAGATGCTTCGGTTACAGATTTACGCGATCGCCTTGATGGTACGACCATCGATGTCCTGATTAACAATGCGGGAATTGTCAAGCGCGTCACGCTGGAAGACTTAGATTTTGAGAGCATTCGAGAGCAGTTTGAGGTGAATGCTCTGGGGCCTTTACGAGTGACTCACGCGCTATTGCCACTTCTCAAAGCCGGCTCCAAAATCGCCTTGATGACAAGTCGGATGGGGTCAATTGCAGATAATACCTCTGGCAGTTCCTATGGCTACCGAATGTCTAAAGTGGCGTCGTCGATGGCAGGCAAGTCGCTATCTCTCGACCTCAAACCGCGTGCGATCGCAGTGGCAATTCTGCATCCAGGGTTAGTTCAAACCCGCATGACGAATTTTACGTCTGGTGGCATTACTCCGGAAGAGTCTGTCAAGGGGTTGTTGGCTCGGATTGATGAGTTGACACTGGAGAACACAGGCACTTTTTGGCACGCCAATGGAGAAGTGCTGCCGTGGTAG
- a CDS encoding type II toxin-antitoxin system VapC family toxin yields MKYLLDTNVCIIYLKGRNLNLKQRLEAVPIQEIAVCSIVKSELCFGAMKSANPERNFALQQAFLAQFVSLPFDDLAATIFGVIRVQLETKGIPIGAYDLQIAAIALANNLTLVTHNTREFRRIEGLQVEDWEIEA; encoded by the coding sequence ATGAAATATCTTCTTGATACAAATGTCTGCATCATTTATCTAAAAGGCAGAAATTTGAACTTAAAGCAGAGGCTTGAGGCGGTTCCGATTCAAGAGATAGCTGTTTGTTCGATTGTCAAGTCAGAACTTTGCTTTGGAGCGATGAAAAGCGCTAATCCAGAACGCAACTTTGCCCTACAACAGGCATTCTTGGCGCAATTTGTCTCACTCCCTTTTGACGATCTCGCCGCTACTATCTTTGGGGTAATCCGGGTACAGTTAGAAACTAAAGGGATACCCATTGGGGCTTATGATTTGCAAATTGCAGCGATCGCTCTGGCAAATAATTTAACTCTGGTGACACATAATACACGAGAGTTTAGGCGGATTGAGGGGTTGCAGGTTGAGGATTGGGAAATTGAGGCGTAA
- a CDS encoding methyl-accepting chemotaxis protein, with the protein MKSKILSSGSLSRLQLLTVPLALTLTLIGGIGWYVWDSYQAFKRIQTQDMQIQQLSAEITYLDEVLTMSAHMAVATGDSQWIERYQKYDPQVIAALAEATKLIPTVFEGKASEQINASAQKLLAMEEEAFQLVQRGQRQLASELLFGQEYETQKQIYTAAMGQVTSAMQQYAENSLKTQTQKASIAILIVIATLIILILVWIFVLRMLVNSIQSIREVSSTISAVTTQITSAIQEQEELAVEQASAVSQTTATMNELGSSARQSAEQVEVALIEAKQALNLADNGTQVVSQTLNSMDTLKNKVGAIADRISCLSEQTRQIGTISSLARDLANQTNMLSLNAAVEAVRAGEAGRGFSVVASEIRKLADQSKGSAQKIANLVNDIQLAITSTAMVTDEGTKTVSEGMNFTHRSAQTFNNVANAVNTITLNSQQISLTAQQQAVAIQQVFEAMNSLNLGASRTTNVISQTKTAAQQLNEAASSLKELV; encoded by the coding sequence ATGAAATCTAAAATATTATCTTCTGGGAGTCTCTCTCGTCTCCAGCTTCTAACAGTTCCCTTAGCACTTACTCTCACCTTGATTGGAGGGATCGGTTGGTATGTGTGGGATTCTTATCAAGCTTTCAAAAGAATCCAGACACAAGATATGCAGATTCAACAATTGAGTGCAGAGATTACCTATCTTGATGAAGTGCTAACGATGTCAGCTCACATGGCTGTTGCAACAGGTGATTCTCAATGGATAGAGCGTTACCAAAAATATGACCCCCAAGTTATTGCAGCGCTGGCAGAAGCGACAAAGTTAATCCCGACTGTTTTTGAGGGCAAGGCTAGCGAGCAGATTAATGCTTCTGCTCAAAAGCTGCTGGCTATGGAAGAAGAGGCGTTTCAGTTGGTTCAACGGGGTCAGCGGCAACTAGCATCCGAGCTTTTGTTTGGTCAAGAATATGAAACACAAAAACAGATTTATACAGCAGCAATGGGGCAGGTTACATCTGCTATGCAACAGTATGCAGAAAACTCGCTCAAGACACAAACCCAAAAAGCATCGATCGCAATCTTGATCGTGATTGCAACATTGATAATCTTAATACTGGTTTGGATTTTTGTGCTGCGGATGCTAGTAAACTCAATTCAATCAATTCGCGAGGTGAGTTCTACCATCTCTGCGGTAACTACTCAAATCACATCCGCTATCCAAGAGCAAGAAGAGTTAGCAGTAGAACAAGCTTCCGCCGTTAGTCAAACAACCGCCACAATGAATGAGTTAGGCAGTTCGGCGCGTCAGTCAGCAGAGCAGGTTGAAGTAGCCCTAATAGAAGCAAAGCAAGCTCTAAACTTAGCAGACAATGGAACTCAGGTTGTTAGTCAAACCCTCAACAGTATGGATACTTTGAAAAATAAGGTAGGAGCGATCGCGGATCGGATTTCCTGCCTAAGTGAGCAAACCCGACAAATTGGTACTATTTCTAGCTTGGCTAGGGACTTAGCCAATCAAACCAATATGCTTTCACTTAATGCTGCTGTGGAAGCAGTTCGGGCAGGTGAAGCTGGAAGAGGATTTTCAGTCGTTGCTTCAGAAATTCGCAAATTGGCCGACCAAAGCAAAGGATCAGCCCAAAAGATTGCTAATCTGGTCAACGATATTCAATTAGCCATTACCTCAACGGCTATGGTAACGGACGAAGGGACGAAAACCGTTAGTGAAGGCATGAATTTCACTCACAGGAGCGCTCAGACATTTAATAATGTTGCTAACGCTGTGAATACGATTACCCTAAATAGCCAGCAAATTTCGTTGACTGCTCAACAGCAAGCTGTTGCCATACAACAAGTTTTTGAAGCGATGAACTCTCTAAACCTAGGAGCAAGCCGAACAACTAATGTTATCAGTCAAACTAAAACCGCTGCTCAACAACTCAACGAAGCTGCCTCTAGCCTTAAAGAACTGGTCTAG
- a CDS encoding GIY-YIG nuclease family protein: MIADAVILELPKVTLQAKQLLPEYSGIYYVLDESKNVWYVGQAKNIRNRWQGKAHHRFYQLEVQKKKHFTIYYEQISESQLDSVEKQRIEKYHPHLNSSPVKTKKVRPTETLLRETITAIADFAFLLGVEPPRKEIQSQISIDWLAQKKLLELSVIHVCLDIDILKEKFQPDSINEQEAVLKAAFSSRKAYASKWENLHYFIYRLWVNGYVVEVNYWSRWCPKEEPQGIREYTETTLAQESIRALTPESLGKIKNQADEKSQSALYLKRLNPYSSDRIKPLFNEPVDRETAKTLMAKISEDYKAGLRGIGSRSRLIKSKLISSEFMTIEELLIERGIDPQKYSTGGVINFGYAGERMGLWIKCFSADMKIPYQYVMDVNNRKHPSYNTAYGILNNQKTRAASYQFDIVYLLSSVDKKGWLLVEEYLKDFAIPAATKLSNGEGYVEKFYISARKYIVPAKVNIKLETIGYSAWIPFGLNEEFSTFVSAKGEIRKRLENSGLPAVKLAFKQETIEK; the protein is encoded by the coding sequence TTGATTGCTGATGCAGTAATTTTGGAACTGCCGAAAGTTACCTTACAGGCGAAACAGCTACTCCCCGAATATTCGGGAATCTACTACGTTTTGGATGAAAGTAAAAATGTTTGGTACGTAGGACAGGCAAAAAACATCCGTAACCGCTGGCAAGGTAAAGCTCATCATCGTTTCTACCAACTAGAAGTCCAGAAAAAGAAACACTTCACCATTTACTATGAGCAAATTAGCGAATCTCAACTAGACAGCGTAGAAAAGCAAAGGATTGAGAAATATCATCCACACTTAAACTCTAGCCCAGTAAAGACGAAAAAAGTGCGCCCGACTGAAACCCTATTAAGGGAAACCATAACTGCAATCGCTGATTTTGCATTCTTATTAGGAGTAGAGCCGCCCAGAAAAGAAATTCAGTCTCAAATTAGCATTGACTGGCTGGCACAGAAGAAACTATTGGAATTAAGCGTTATTCATGTTTGTTTAGACATAGATATTCTCAAGGAAAAATTCCAGCCAGATTCAATAAACGAGCAAGAAGCAGTGCTCAAAGCAGCATTTAGCAGTCGCAAAGCTTATGCTAGTAAATGGGAAAATCTTCATTATTTTATCTATCGCCTCTGGGTAAATGGCTATGTAGTCGAAGTTAATTACTGGAGCCGTTGGTGTCCCAAAGAAGAACCACAAGGGATTAGAGAATATACTGAGACTACTTTAGCTCAAGAGTCTATTAGAGCATTAACCCCAGAATCATTAGGTAAAATTAAAAATCAGGCTGATGAAAAGTCACAATCTGCTTTGTACCTAAAGAGACTCAATCCTTATAGTTCAGACCGGATAAAGCCACTCTTCAATGAACCAGTGGATCGTGAGACTGCTAAAACACTGATGGCAAAGATTAGTGAAGACTACAAAGCGGGGTTGCGTGGAATAGGTAGCCGCTCCAGACTTATTAAGTCAAAGCTGATTAGCTCGGAATTTATGACTATTGAAGAGCTACTGATCGAGAGAGGAATTGATCCTCAGAAATATAGTACAGGAGGGGTAATTAACTTTGGTTATGCTGGAGAGCGAATGGGACTATGGATTAAATGTTTTAGCGCTGATATGAAGATACCTTACCAATATGTAATGGATGTCAACAACCGGAAGCATCCTAGCTATAATACAGCCTACGGGATACTAAACAACCAAAAGACCCGCGCTGCATCTTATCAATTTGATATTGTGTATCTTTTATCTAGTGTTGACAAAAAGGGATGGCTCTTGGTTGAGGAGTATCTGAAAGATTTTGCTATTCCTGCTGCTACTAAGTTAAGTAATGGGGAAGGCTATGTAGAGAAGTTCTATATATCGGCTCGTAAGTATATAGTACCTGCGAAGGTGAATATAAAACTGGAAACTATTGGATATAGTGCTTGGATTCCTTTTGGACTAAATGAGGAGTTTTCTACCTTCGTATCTGCTAAAGGAGAGATTCGTAAGCGATTAGAAAATTCTGGTTTACCAGCAGTCAAATTAGCATTTAAACAGGAAACTATTGAAAAATAG